One Armatimonadota bacterium genomic window carries:
- a CDS encoding VOC family protein translates to MKTLNPYLSFGGKCREAMSFYKTCFGGELNIMTVGESPMGAQSSDDEKSKIMHSCLMFEGGTIMATDMSPCNAAPNAPTTSIALDCTSSDEAERLFKAFEDGGAVVCPLGPAFWGGIFGAVTDRYGVNWMMTFNDQAPA, encoded by the coding sequence ATGAAAACACTCAATCCCTATCTCAGCTTCGGCGGAAAGTGCCGAGAGGCTATGTCGTTCTACAAGACCTGCTTTGGCGGCGAATTGAATATCATGACCGTCGGCGAATCGCCGATGGGCGCTCAGAGTAGCGACGACGAAAAAAGCAAGATCATGCACTCGTGTCTGATGTTCGAGGGCGGCACCATCATGGCCACCGACATGAGTCCTTGCAACGCAGCACCGAACGCTCCCACGACCTCGATCGCCCTCGACTGCACGTCGAGCGACGAAGCCGAGCGACTGTTCAAGGCGTTCGAGGATGGCGGCGCGGTGGTCTGCCCCCTTGGCCCAGCGTTCTGGGGCGGCATCTTCGGTGCGGTTACCGACCGATACGGCGTCAACTGGATGATGACGTTCAACGACCAGGCTCCGGCGTAA
- a CDS encoding DoxX family protein — MSSTIGAAEVSRAQLWTGRVLWFLTVPFLIMDAGMHIAKPAPVLEACQKLQFPVGAMTWLGLVQLVCLALYLIPRTAVLGGVLLTGYLGGAVATHVRVGDPLWFPILLGALLWISLYCRDARVRALISPSK; from the coding sequence ATTTCATCGACGATCGGCGCGGCGGAAGTCAGCCGTGCCCAACTTTGGACCGGGCGCGTGCTCTGGTTCCTCACCGTCCCGTTCCTTATCATGGACGCGGGCATGCACATCGCCAAGCCTGCTCCAGTCCTCGAAGCTTGTCAAAAGCTTCAATTCCCGGTCGGAGCCATGACCTGGCTCGGGTTGGTCCAATTGGTCTGCTTGGCCCTCTACTTGATTCCGAGAACCGCGGTGCTGGGGGGCGTGCTCCTCACCGGCTACCTCGGCGGAGCCGTGGCAACCCACGTGCGGGTTGGCGATCCGCTCTGGTTCCCGATCCTCCTCGGCGCGCTCCTCTGGATCTCGCTTTACTGCCGCGATGCTCGCGTTCGTGCCCTGATTTCACCCAGCAAATAA
- the hppD gene encoding 4-hydroxyphenylpyruvate dioxygenase, producing the protein MQDTFPIRKVDHIRHYVGNARQSAYYYQHVFGFSITGYHGLETGLKHEVDYLLEQNDVRLLLTAPVRPGHAIAEALAIHGDFVQDIAFEVDDVDWSFHEAVRRGAKPAREPFSLKNDEGEVRLASIHIYGDTIHTFINRDNFRGHFLPGFKKRNEPGDDIGIIEIDHCVGNVELGQMNVWVKWYEDVLGFKNLISFDDNDISTEYTSLMSKVMASGNGRVKFPINEPAQGKKKSQIDEYIEFFGGAGVQHVALRTDDIVYTVSRLRARGIEFLRVPKTYYDMLPDRVGEIDEDIEVLAELGILVDRDDEGYLLQIFTKPITDRPTLFYEIINRKGATSFGKGNFKALFESIEREQAVRGTL; encoded by the coding sequence ATGCAAGATACATTTCCCATTCGCAAGGTTGACCATATCCGGCACTATGTTGGCAACGCTCGACAATCGGCGTACTACTACCAACACGTCTTTGGCTTCAGCATCACCGGCTACCACGGTCTGGAAACCGGCTTAAAGCACGAGGTGGACTACCTGTTGGAGCAGAACGACGTTCGGCTCCTGTTGACCGCCCCTGTCCGACCCGGGCATGCCATCGCCGAAGCGCTGGCCATACACGGTGACTTCGTTCAGGACATTGCATTTGAAGTCGACGACGTCGATTGGTCGTTCCACGAGGCGGTTCGCCGCGGAGCGAAACCAGCCCGCGAGCCGTTTTCGCTTAAGAACGATGAAGGCGAGGTTCGCCTTGCGTCGATCCATATTTACGGCGACACGATCCACACCTTCATCAACCGCGACAACTTCCGGGGCCACTTCCTTCCCGGATTCAAGAAGCGAAACGAACCCGGCGACGACATCGGCATCATCGAGATCGACCACTGCGTGGGCAACGTCGAGCTTGGCCAAATGAACGTTTGGGTGAAGTGGTACGAGGACGTGCTTGGGTTCAAAAACCTCATCAGCTTCGACGACAATGACATTTCAACCGAATACACGTCGCTGATGTCGAAGGTCATGGCCTCTGGCAACGGGCGGGTGAAGTTCCCGATCAACGAACCAGCCCAGGGCAAGAAGAAGAGCCAGATCGACGAATACATCGAGTTCTTTGGTGGCGCGGGCGTCCAGCACGTCGCGCTCCGCACGGACGACATCGTCTACACAGTCAGCCGGTTACGGGCTCGGGGAATCGAGTTCCTGCGCGTACCGAAGACGTACTACGACATGCTCCCCGACCGGGTGGGTGAGATCGACGAGGACATCGAGGTGTTGGCCGAGCTTGGCATCTTGGTGGACCGTGACGACGAGGGCTACCTGCTCCAGATCTTCACCAAGCCGATCACCGACCGGCCGACGCTGTTTTACGAAATCATCAACCGCAAGGGCGCGACTAGCTTCGGCAAAGGCAACTTCAAGGCTCTCTTCGAGTCGATCGAGCGCGAGCAAGCCGTCCGCGGCACCCTCTAA